A region of the Lentimicrobium sp. L6 genome:
AATGGTTTTCTTGCCAGTATAAACAGGCAGGTTTTTTGAAGTTTCAAAAACATAATTATCATTTCCTCTGATATACTTACCCCTACTCGTTTTTTTCTGATATACACTATTATTCAACCATTCATATATATCAATAAGATAGTTTCTACCAGCAAAGTGATCATTAAAATAATCATTATAAGCATTAGGATAGGGATCTAATTGATTAATATCAAGTTTAGGTTTTTCGGCTAACTTTCTATTCTCAGAAGTATCTTCTTTATGAACAATATGAAAAAGATGATTCAGGGAAAAAGCGAATAACAGGACTAAAAAACTAATATTTACAGCTAACTTCATCATAATTGGCTATTAAAATCTAAAATAAATAAAAGGGTTATAAGTGCTATTGGCCAAATAAGTGGTCACCAAAATCATGATGATGATAATGAATAAAGAATAGCTTATGGGCTTTAGTTTTGCGAGGAGGTTTGTACTTAAAGTCTTCAATAATTGCTTTTTTATCAACATGAATCCACCAAAAGCACCAAAAATAGCAATCATCAAACTTAAAACAAACTCTGAATTTATCATTAATGCTAAATCAACATCGATATCTGTTGTGTTTGAAAAACCAAACAAAGTCATATAAAACTCCTTAGCAAAACCAAAATCCTCCGCTCTAAACAACACCCAAGCCATCATGGCAATAAACAAAGTGTAGGTTCCAGAAAACAAAGCAGGTAATTTTTTTAGCGTATTTTTAAATCCGAGTCTTTCTATAACAATAAACAAACCATGAATCAGTCCCCATACCACAAAGTTCCAGCTGGAGCCATGCCACAAACCAGTAACAAAAAACACAATAAATAGATTCACATAAGTACGCTTCACACCAATTCTATTGCCTCCCAAAGGGATGTAGAGATAATCTCGAAACCAGCTTGAAAGAGAAATATGCCATCTTCTCCAAAACTCTTGAATTGATTTAGAGATATAAGGGAAGTTAAAATTCTCGAGAAGGTCGAATCCAAACATTTTAGCCAATCCAATAGCCATATCAGAATAGCCTGCAAAATCGTAATAGATTTGGAAAGTATAGGCAATAATGCCTATCCATGCCGCCAATGTAGATATTTCTCCAGCTGGGGTATTAAAAACTTGATCAGCTACAATAGCAAGATTATTAGCAATCAGTGTTTTCTTTGCTAAGCCTAAAACAAACCTCAATACACCTTCTGAAAATTTCTCATAAGTATGTGCTCTGTTATTAATCTGCAAGGAGATATCATGATAT
Encoded here:
- a CDS encoding MBOAT family protein, which codes for MASLIFFAWGGVSYSALLIVSIIFNYLIGRRIAVSEKAKVWLLFGVIINISLLGVFKYAGLFTETINVFLGLTQNSLLPIPEILLPIGISFYTFQAMSYLIDIYRKEAEVQKNIANLGLYISLFPQLIAGPIVRYHDISLQINNRAHTYEKFSEGVLRFVLGLAKKTLIANNLAIVADQVFNTPAGEISTLAAWIGIIAYTFQIYYDFAGYSDMAIGLAKMFGFDLLENFNFPYISKSIQEFWRRWHISLSSWFRDYLYIPLGGNRIGVKRTYVNLFIVFFVTGLWHGSSWNFVVWGLIHGLFIVIERLGFKNTLKKLPALFSGTYTLFIAMMAWVLFRAEDFGFAKEFYMTLFGFSNTTDIDVDLALMINSEFVLSLMIAIFGAFGGFMLIKKQLLKTLSTNLLAKLKPISYSLFIIIIMILVTTYLANSTYNPFIYFRF